The genomic segment TCACCTTGGTGTGATTGTGAAACCAACCCCGCCACTTATGCCAGCAATAGCATCTCAAACCTCAATTGAAGTGCATCCAAAAGGCGATCTCAGTTTAGACTTTGGTAGATACAAGGAGAAGGAGGCAGTGAGATGTCTTCAACTCTAACCTTTAGTAGAAGCCCAAACAATCAAAGGGGTTTCTAGCCTCTCTACTGGCACCTCAAGGGAAGAGAAGAAAGGCACCGTAGGGGACCTTTAGTAGAAGCCCAAACAACCAAAGGGGTTTCTAGCCTCTCTACTGGCACCTCAAGGGAAGAGAAGAAATGCACCGTAGGGGTGCGCGGGTGGGTAGGAATGAGGACGATCGCCGCCGCCATGTTCTCTGGTGAGGACACGACGTGGCATTGCCACATCACCTATTATATAGGGTCTGTGCCCGTTTTGGATCGGAAGTTCATGGAGCTAAAAATGCAAACCGAGAGTTTGAAGACCTAAATGACATCTAGGGTCAAGTTCAAGGACCGTCCTTAAATTTTACTCTTTTTTATGCTTGCATGCCTATATACTATAATGGCACACGACACTATAAATATATGCTCCGAGCATACCAAAGCATTTTCTCCTTTTATTTAGTTTCTTCCCAATCCTATTCTAGATAGACATGAACATTTGTGGCTTTTAGTTGTACATTGATGGAGATAGATGTTGTCTTGGTTGGCGTCGGTTTTAGGCGGCGAGCTGCGGCTCGAGAAGCTCCGGCGACCACCATTACCGCCGTCGTTGTATCCGGTTACAATTCCAGTACTAAAGTTGACCTCCTAGCATCTAGAAGTGTTACAATAGAGAAAAGAAGAGATGTAGATGTAGATAGAAGACAAGAGATAGACTATTTAGTTGTAGATAGAGAACTAGAGATAGAGATTTTCCAGATATGCACATGGCTGCATCAGGTAGAAGTAGAACCCCCTCTAACCAAGTAGAACTACAACTTCTCCAGTTCTCCCCTGTAATCTCGACGCTTTGGCACTGCGGCGCATCCACTACTCACTAGCGAGCTGAGCTACACATTGTAGCAGTCACGCAAGCGATTCTGATCAGCCGCCATTGCCAAAAGCAAGAGCACCCGGATTGCGGGAATGGACGGCGCTTCTCCCGTGGCCAGGAAGGAGGCGGACGTGGCGGTGACGGTGAGTGCGCAGGCGGCGGCGCACGTGCAGGAGACCGACATTCCGTCCTCCATCGCATGTAGCGTGCCGTCGTCGCCGTCTGGGCTTCACCTCGGCGCGTGCGCGTCCATCGTGCGCATGGCGACAGAGGTCAGTCTCGACACGCACCACCACGGGGCCACCGCGGAGGCGCCACAGCTGCTCAGTCAGACGGGGGCACCCGACGCTGACGATCAGCACCGAGGAGCCGTGTCGGGACCGCCGGTTCGATCACTTGAAGACCTTCTCCAGCGGCAGCCGCGTCGAGCGCCAGGTCTCCACCCTTCACCCTCCGGCAGAGATCGAAGTCGCAGACTCGAAGatctccgaggaggaggaggaggaggaggagaccggcgacggcgacggcgacagcgAGAACGAGGTCCCCAGCGTCGACCGATATTTCTCCGCCCTGCAAGGACCGGAGCTGGAGACGCTGAGAGCGACGGAGGTGTCGACGCTGCCCGACGGCGAGACGTGGCCGTTCCTGCTACGGTTCCCGGTGAGCGCGTTCGGGATGTGCCTGGGCGTCAGCAGCCAGGCGATGCTGTGGAAGTCGCTGCAGTCGGAGCCGTCCATGGCGTTCCTCCACGTGAGCCCGGCCGTGAACCAGGCCCTCTGGTGGGTCTCGGTGGCGCTCACGGCCTTCGTCTCCTCCGTCTACCTGCTCAAGGCGGTGTTCTACTTCGAGGTCGTCCGCCGCGAATTCTGCAACCCCATCCGCGTCAACTTCTTCTTCGCGCCGTGGGTCGCCTGCCTCTTCCTCGTCAATGGCCTGCCGCGGCCAGTGGCGGCGATCCACGACAGCCACGTCGTCTGGTACGTGCTCATGACCCCAATCTTGCTGCTGGACCTCAAGATCTACGGCCAGTGGATGTCCGGCGGCGGGCGCCGGCTGTCCAAGGTGGCGAACCCGACGAGCCACCTGGCCATCGTCGGCAACTTCGTCGGCGCGCTGCTGGGAGCCCTGGTAGGACTCCACGAGGcgcccctcttcttcttcgccgtcGGGCTGGCGCACTACATCGTGCTGTTCGTGACGCTGTACCAGTGGCTCGACACCAACGATGTGCGGCTCCCCAAGGAGCTCCACCCGGTGTTCTTCCTCTTCGTCGCCGTGCCCAGCGTCGCCTCCATGGCATGGGCCAGGCTCTGCGGCGAGTTCGGCTTTGGCGCCAAGATCCCCTActtcatctccctcttcctcttcgTGTCGCTGGTGGTCCGCATCAACCTGTTCTTCAGAGGAGTCAGGTTCTCGCTGGCGTGGTGGGCGTACACGTTCCCGATGACGAGCGTGGCCATCGCGACCACCATGTATGCGTCGTCGGTGAACAGCTTGGTCAGCCGGGCGCTGGCGATCGGGCTCGCCGGGATCGCGTCGGTGACGGTCACCGGTGTGCTGGTGACAACCATGTACCACGCCTTTGTGCGAAAGGACCTGTTTCCCAATGATGTGTCCATTGCCATCATGCAGCGGCTCAACAAGCCCAAGCACGCAGTGGCTCAATTGGCCCGTTGCATCCTTTGAGCTGAGTTTGTACTCTCGTAGCcagattgtttttttttatttctacaaTAAATTTCAAGCTTATATATATAACTTGTGCAACCATCCTGCTTcgtgatttatttatttatgtacTCAACTAGCCAGGGCTTCATAGGGGAACATTTATT from the Miscanthus floridulus cultivar M001 unplaced genomic scaffold, ASM1932011v1 fs_833_1_2, whole genome shotgun sequence genome contains:
- the LOC136533275 gene encoding S-type anion channel SLAH2-like gives rise to the protein MGSSKDKMMVVAAGAGAQEEEMDEMLATLGYKVRSSDMADVAQKLGQLEMAMGMGGIGGAALPLMTLHLPPRHGHPAIAKSKSTRIAGMDGASPVARKEADVAVTVSAQAAAHVQETDIPSSIACSVPSSPSGLHLGACASIVRMATEEPCRDRRFDHLKTFSSGSRVERQVSTLHPPAEIEVADSKISEEEEEEEETGDGDGDSENEVPSVDRYFSALQGPELETLRATEVSTLPDGETWPFLLRFPVSAFGMCLGVSSQAMLWKSLQSEPSMAFLHVSPAVNQALWWVSVALTAFVSSVYLLKAVFYFEVVRREFCNPIRVNFFFAPWVACLFLVNGLPRPVAAIHDSHVVWYVLMTPILLLDLKIYGQWMSGGGRRLSKVANPTSHLAIVGNFVGALLGALVGLHEAPLFFFAVGLAHYIVLFVTLYQWLDTNDVRLPKELHPVFFLFVAVPSVASMAWARLCGEFGFGAKIPYFISLFLFVSLVVRINLFFRGVRFSLAWWAYTFPMTSVAIATTMYASSVNSLVSRALAIGLAGIASVTVTGVLVTTMYHAFVRKDLFPNDVSIAIMQRLNKPKHAVAQLARCIL